The following proteins come from a genomic window of Bifidobacteriaceae bacterium:
- the purM gene encoding phosphoribosylformylglycinamidine cyclo-ligase, which translates to MTANAYARAGVDVAAGDRAVELMRASVKATLGPQVLGALGGFAGLWDASALKDYDHPVLVTSTDGVGTKLSIAQALDVHHTVGFDLVGMVVDDIVVTGAKPLFMTDYIATGKVDPARIAAVVAGIAAACQATGTALIGGETAEHPGLMMPSEYDIAGAAVGVVEQSELLGPDRVGQGDVILGLASSGLHSNGFSLVRAVVDDLGWSWDRQVPEFGRTLGEELLEPTRLYTRSVLELARRLGSDLHALSHVTGGGLAANLSRVLPAQLGAVVSRASWPVPPVFQVLHNAGHVGWPDLETSLNLGIGMVAVVAEPAVGAASAALADLGEQAVPIGRVALLADVRAEAEDRGAKAADLTAGAKGVAGGTVLLIDEYHA; encoded by the coding sequence ATGACCGCAAACGCCTACGCGCGGGCCGGAGTCGACGTGGCCGCGGGCGACCGCGCCGTCGAACTGATGCGCGCCTCAGTCAAAGCGACGCTGGGACCTCAGGTGCTGGGTGCCCTGGGCGGATTCGCCGGCCTGTGGGACGCCTCCGCGCTGAAGGACTACGACCACCCGGTGCTTGTCACCTCGACCGACGGGGTGGGCACCAAACTGTCGATCGCCCAGGCGCTGGACGTGCACCACACGGTCGGCTTCGACCTGGTCGGCATGGTGGTGGACGACATCGTGGTGACCGGCGCCAAGCCGCTGTTCATGACCGACTACATCGCCACGGGCAAGGTCGACCCGGCCCGGATCGCGGCGGTGGTGGCCGGGATCGCGGCCGCCTGCCAGGCCACCGGCACCGCGCTGATCGGCGGCGAGACGGCCGAACACCCCGGCTTGATGATGCCGTCGGAATACGACATAGCCGGCGCGGCCGTGGGCGTGGTCGAACAATCCGAGCTGCTGGGGCCAGACCGGGTGGGTCAGGGCGACGTGATCCTAGGCCTGGCCTCGTCCGGACTGCATTCCAACGGGTTCTCGCTGGTCAGAGCGGTGGTTGACGACCTGGGCTGGTCCTGGGACCGGCAGGTTCCGGAATTCGGGCGGACGTTGGGCGAAGAACTGCTTGAGCCGACCCGCCTCTACACCCGCTCCGTGTTGGAGCTGGCCCGGCGGCTGGGCTCCGACCTGCACGCGCTCTCCCACGTCACCGGCGGCGGGTTGGCCGCCAACCTGTCGCGCGTGCTGCCAGCCCAGTTGGGCGCGGTTGTGTCGCGGGCGTCGTGGCCGGTGCCGCCGGTTTTTCAAGTCCTGCACAACGCCGGGCATGTCGGCTGGCCGGATCTCGAAACCAGCCTCAATCTGGGGATCGGCATGGTCGCGGTGGTGGCCGAACCGGCGGTCGGTGCGGCCTCGGCCGCGTTGGCGGACCTGGGCGAACAGGCCGTGCCAATAGGCCGGGTGGCGCTGCTCGCGGACGTGCGGGCGGAAGCGGAGGACAGGGGCGCCAAAGCGGCCGACCTGACGGCCGGCGCCAAAGGCGTGGCGGGCGGCACGGTTCTGCTGATAGATGAATACCACGCCTGA
- a CDS encoding DUF3073 domain-containing protein, with protein sequence MGRGRQKAKQTKVARKLKYYTPDTDYRALERELSGGSGAGSEDDPYAEYAARYAADDEVSDEAET encoded by the coding sequence ATGGGGCGGGGCCGTCAAAAGGCAAAGCAAACCAAGGTCGCTCGTAAGCTCAAGTACTACACCCCGGACACCGACTACCGCGCGCTTGAGCGCGAGTTGAGTGGGGGGTCGGGTGCCGGCTCCGAAGACGATCCTTACGCGGAATACGCCGCCCGCTACGCCGCCGATGACGAGGTCTCCGACGAGGCCGAAACCTGA